In Alkalicoccobacillus plakortidis, the genomic stretch TGCTAACTACATTGGAACTGGTGGTTCTGGCTATAATTTTGAAGGTACCGTTATTTCAGAAACCGTTGGTCTAATGACGGAAGCAATGAAAAATTATGCATTAAAACTTACAGCTGAGGGCAAGACACTTGATTTTCCTAGAGAAGGCCGCATTAAGCTTTCTGTTGACCCGACTGCTCCAGTACCAGGTGAGATTATTGGTTCAACTGAAACTGGACTCTTCTCATCTAATAAAAACAGAAACGACGTAGGACTTGGAAATCTATACACTGATTCCATCCGTGCAAAAGCAGGAACAGATATTGGGCTATTAAACGGATCTTCTGTTACTGGTGAAATCCTACCTGGTCCAATTACTGACCAGCAGATTGAATCACTAGACGGGTTTGGCAATGTTATCGTTTCAGTGGAAGCAACAGGTTCTAGAATCAAAGATGTTATTCTAGAACAAGCAAAATACCGTCGTGGCGTTGACGTTCAAGTTTCAGGAATTGAATATAATTTAATTACTGGTGACAATGGTGCCATAACAGATGTTGAGATTTCACTTGAAAATGGTGAGACATTTGACCCTAGTGCAACCTATACAGTTGCGTATAATGACTACATGCACGGAGCCAATTTTTATAATTTAAATTCAGATACGATTGAGTCCGACTTAGGACCTGTTTGGACCTCTATAGTGGACTATGTCACAGCTCAAGAGGCACCAATTAATCATGAAGAAGGAAGCCGTATTACAATTGATGGTGAAGGCTCTGGAGAAGATCCAACTGGTTCAAAATCAGTTGCAGATGCACTTGCCAATAATAGTGGAACAGCTAAAGTAAAAGGCTATATCGTAGGTTCAATAGTCAATTCATCACCTGTAATTGGTGAAGGCACACACGCTCCTTCTAACCTATTACTTGCTGACTCAGCGGACGAGACAGATCGTTCAAAAATGCTACCAGTTCAACTTGTAAATGGAACAGCTGTCCGTAACGGATTAAACCTGCCTTCACACCCTGAAAACCTTGGCAAATTAATCACAGTTACAGGTTCACTTGAAGCATACTTCTCTACACCAGGAATGAGAGCTCCGACTACCTTCACATTTGAACAGGAAGAAGAGGAACCAGAAATTCCTGAAGAGCCTGAAGTACCAGAAGAACCTGAAGCGCCAATTTGCGAATTTGAAGCATGGGATGCTGCTAAAACGTATGTAGCAGGAGACAAAATTGCGCACGAAGGTAATTTCTACGAGGCACAATGGTGGACTCAAAACCAAAATCCTAATGACCACTCTGGTAACTGGGACGTTTGGCAAAAAGTTGCCGACTGCTACGAAGTACCTGAAGGACCACAAGAATGGAACGAGAAAACGATCTACGACACTGGAGATCAAGTGACAGTAGACGGTCAAGTTTATGAAGCCAAGTGGTGGACGCAAGGTCAAAATCCACAAAACAACTCAGGAACATGGGAAGTCTGGAAAAAGATCAATGAATCTGAACCAGAAGGACCACAAGAGTGGGATACATCAGCTATCTACACAGCCGGTGACCGCGCACTACTTGACGACAAATTATATGAAGCCAAATGGTGGAGCCAAGGCCAGAGCCCTAAGGATAACTCTGGTGAGTGGGACGTTTGGAAGGAAATAAAGGAATAACGAAAGATGAAAGCCAGTACGTACCTATATTGTGGGTGCGTGCTGGTTTTTTTATATGTGGGGGATGAATTTACCAAATTTCATTACTTTCTATTAGTAACTCCTATATACTAAGATCGTAATACTTTTATGTAAAAGGAGAACTTATGTTATTTTTTTATATAATTATGTGCTATTTCATTGGTAATCTCTTGATCGGTCTTTTTATTAGTAATTATAAACATTTGAATGTAAGAGAAAGTGGTTCAGGAAATCCCGGAGCTCGTAATATGGCAAGGGTTGCTGGAAAAGAGCTGCTATCTTCACATTTTTTGGCGATGCTTTAAAAGGTACACTATCTGTGTTTTTAGGTTACTGGTTTTTCTCTAATTTATCTCTTAGTTTGATAGGACTCTTTGCAGTTGTACTGGGTCACATCTATCCTATCATTTTCCGTTTTAAGGGTGGCAAAGGTATCTCTACGTTTATTGGTGGCATCCTTTTTATTGAACCCTTATCTGCAATCATGATTCTAGCTATGTTCTCCTTGTTTTATTTGATAAAACAAAGCTTCACACTTGCTGGATTATTCTCTTTATGGAGTCTTCCGTTTTTTCTTTATTTCTTTAATGGACTATCTTTAATAGAGCTGATTACACTTTGTCTGATTCTCTTTTTAATCACCTGTGCCCATCTTAAGGATTTAAAAAAGGAGCTAAGATAATGAGTTATATTTTCAAACAAGCTACTCTTAATCACGAATATAAACAAATACATAAGCTAAACTACGAAACGTTTGTGGAAGAAATTCCTCAACATGAAGCGAATGATCATTTTGAATTAATTGATACATATCATAACAATAATACCTATTTACTTGCTTTAAAAGATGGAGACTTAGTAGGCATGCTTGCTATTAATGAAAATCGTCCGTTCTCACTCGACAAGAAAATCGGTCCTGTTGAGCACTGCCTTCCTTGCCCCGCAGAGTATATATGTGAAATACGTTTACTTTCTGTTAAGAAAAAATATCGTAATGGTCGAGTCTTTTTTGGGTTAGCTCAATTACTCGCTCAATATTGCCTTACCCATCAATATGATACAGGCATAATTTCGGGAACCATTCATCAGTTGAAATTATATAAGCAGATTGGTTTTACTCCTTTTGCTAATCTAGTAGGAACTGAGGAAGCACAGTATCAGCCAATGTATATGACTCGAGATAGTTTTTTAGCTTCTGCCGTTGGACGATTTGCAAAGCCTACTATTAGCTTTCTACCTGGTCCTGTTCAAAATCAATCTGAACTAAATGAAGCGATTTCTCGTCCTACTGTGTCTCATAGACATCCTTCTTTCCTAAAAAGGTTCTCAAAAGCAAAGAAGGCGCTATCTGAGCTTACTAGATCTAAATACACGCAAATCTTATTAGGAACTGGAACTTTAGCCAATGACGTGATTGCTGCACAATTAAAAATCCTTGATGGTAAGGGTCTCATTTTAATAAATGGGGAATTCGGAGAAAGGTTGGTTAATCATGCTACAAGAGCTGGACTCCATTTCAAAACCATTCATCAAAAATATGGTGAACCGTTTTGCTATAGTAAGTTAAAAGAAGATATTTCAGAATTTGATTGGATATGGGCTGTGCATACAGAAACGTCTACAGGAATGATTAATGACATGGACTCATTAAAGATCCTTGCTCAACACCACAGTGCTAAGCTTTGCCTAGACTGTATTAGCTCAATTGGAGCTATTCCATTAAACTTAGAGGATATCTATTTCGCTGCTGGACAAGTGGAAAAGCATTAGGTTCACTTTCTGGTCTTTCCTTTGTTTTTCATAATCATCAGGCTAAGCCTAATCAAAAAATACCTTCTTATTTAGATTTAGGAATGTACGATCAGCATTCTACTCCATTCTCACATTCTTCATCTCTAATCGAAGGCCTGCTACATGTTTTAGAAGTACCAAGTCATATAAGAGAGAATAAGCTACTAACTAATTATAATGAGTTAATCAGGTGCGCAAAACAAAACCAATTAGATGTCCTTTGTCCAGATTCAAGTCGCTCCTCTTTTATCATTACGATTCCATTTCCTGAATCTGCAAATTCTTTTCATATTGGCTTATGCATGGAGAACCATGGATACTTGATTCATTATGCAAGTGATTATTTACAAAAAAATAATTGGATTCAACTCTCCACTCTGAACATTCATAATGTCTCTTGCATAGAGCCAATGATGGACTACCTTAAGAAATTTATTGATTATGAAATAAAGTGGTCAGATACAGTTACTACAAATACCTGAAAGAAAACTAAAAAGCCACATTCAAAGTGGCTTTTTTTATGTTCTATAAATTAATTGGTCTGTTCATCAATTGAGTTAGCCTGTATCCATTCCTCAAGCATCTCATTAAATGAAGCAGGTTCAGCAAGC encodes the following:
- a CDS encoding 5'-nucleotidase C-terminal domain-containing protein, translating into MDLTILHTNDIHATFDEYAKVSAYVKQQREASDHFLYLDAGDAVSGNPVVDLNKGKPIYEVFNLAGVDAFTIGNHEFDFGQEAFSENMALSEFPWLAANMDVGDTDVEQTKPYEIFDVNGLSVAIFSITQAPPATAPANTVGLEFDGNYAEVAKSYQTELEEQADVIVALTHVGFDYDRRLAEQVDYFDVIIGGHSHTTLNAPNVVNGTPIVQTGSNLNNVGKVTLTYDQATDSITNTSGSLVSVSSLTDIDEDVQAVIDGYNEDMEDLLGEVVGTSTNGLTRDGRFNGDAPLGNFWTDAMRDMANSDIAFTNNGGIRASIDAGEVTLGNIYQIEPFANEVMVYEMTGQAIKDVLAYSYSRDNRNEIDLQVSGLNYNILTGPTGSYQDVTLTINNEPLNLDETYTVAVANYIGTGGSGYNFEGTVISETVGLMTEAMKNYALKLTAEGKTLDFPREGRIKLSVDPTAPVPGEIIGSTETGLFSSNKNRNDVGLGNLYTDSIRAKAGTDIGLLNGSSVTGEILPGPITDQQIESLDGFGNVIVSVEATGSRIKDVILEQAKYRRGVDVQVSGIEYNLITGDNGAITDVEISLENGETFDPSATYTVAYNDYMHGANFYNLNSDTIESDLGPVWTSIVDYVTAQEAPINHEEGSRITIDGEGSGEDPTGSKSVADALANNSGTAKVKGYIVGSIVNSSPVIGEGTHAPSNLLLADSADETDRSKMLPVQLVNGTAVRNGLNLPSHPENLGKLITVTGSLEAYFSTPGMRAPTTFTFEQEEEEPEIPEEPEVPEEPEAPICEFEAWDAAKTYVAGDKIAHEGNFYEAQWWTQNQNPNDHSGNWDVWQKVADCYEVPEGPQEWNEKTIYDTGDQVTVDGQVYEAKWWTQGQNPQNNSGTWEVWKKINESEPEGPQEWDTSAIYTAGDRALLDDKLYEAKWWSQGQSPKDNSGEWDVWKEIKE
- a CDS encoding GNAT family N-acetyltransferase, with amino-acid sequence MSYIFKQATLNHEYKQIHKLNYETFVEEIPQHEANDHFELIDTYHNNNTYLLALKDGDLVGMLAINENRPFSLDKKIGPVEHCLPCPAEYICEIRLLSVKKKYRNGRVFFGLAQLLAQYCLTHQYDTGIISGTIHQLKLYKQIGFTPFANLVGTEEAQYQPMYMTRDSFLASAVGRFAKPTISFLPGPVQNQSELNEAISRPTVSHRHPSFLKRFSKAKKALSELTRSKYTQILLGTGTLANDVIAAQLKILDGKGLILINGEFGERLVNHATRAGLHFKTIHQKYGEPFCYSKLKEDISEFDWIWAVHTETSTGMINDMDSLKILAQHHSAKLCLDCISSIGAIPLNLEDIYFAAGQVEKH